In Helicobacter anatolicus, the sequence GTTATGTAAACAAGATTTATCGTAGTGGAAAAAAAATTTATTTTACAGGGTGCGGTGTAAAGACACAAGGAAAACAACTTTTTGATAAAAATCTAATTTTTGGAAGTTTTGGACATACATATAAAGAAAATATCGACAAATTTTTACAGGAATCTCAACGATTTTTTTATGAAGAATCTAGCAATGCAAATCATATTGATAAAACTTTGGTGAGTGAGTTTGTTGGCAAGGTGCGTGCTTTTATTAAGGTGCAAGAGGGTTGTGATTTTGCGTGTAGTTATTGTATTATCCCTGCGGTAAGAGGAGTGGCACGCAGTTATATGCAAGATAAAGTTTTACAACAAGTAGAAGTTTTGGCACAAAATGGGGTAAGTGAGATTGTTTTAACAGGTACAAATGTTGGGAGTTATGGCAAGGATTTGGGAAGTAGTATTGCAAAGCTAATTAAAGAGATTGCTAAAATTAATGGTATTAAGCGTATTCGTGTAGGAAGTTTAGAGCCAAGCCAAATTGATGAAGAGTTTTTAGAACTTTTGGAATCTGAATTTTTGGAGCGTCATTTACATATTGCATTACAGCATTCCTCAGATCAAATGCTTAAAATTATGAATCGTCACAATCGTGTAAAAACCGATAGAGAACTTTTGGAAAAAATTGCAAATAAGGGTTTTGCTATTGGGACAGATTTTATTGTGGGGCATCCTGGAGAGACAGATGATGTATGGAATGAAGCATTTTTAAATTTACAAGCCTTGCCTTTGACACATATTCATCCTTTTATTTATTCTGTGCGTGATAATACTCCATCTGCAAAAATGAAAAATACAATTCACGGAGATGTGGCCAAGGCACGCTTGCATCAGATTAATGATTTGATTATGCAAAAAAATTTGGAATTTAGAAAAAAAATGATTGGAAAAGAATTGCAAGTTTTGGTAGAAAGTGGAGAGGGCGGAATCTATAATGGTTTGGATCAATTTTTTAATAGAATTAAAATAAAAAGTCAGCAATACTTAAAGAATAATTGGATAAATTTAACCACATATGAGATAGGAATAAAGGGAAATAGTGCAGAAATCTAAGAGTTTATATATCGGAATTGTTGGCATCGGTATTGTGATTTTGTTGTTTGCGATATTGTTTTTACGCGATCGTAGTATTTTGGTGAGTGCAAAAAAATTTCAACAATTGGTACAAATGGATTTAGTGCTTGATGCGCAAATGGATTCTAAATATCTCTATTTTCAGGTAAATAAAAAAATGTACCATGTATATAAAGAAGTTTTAGATACAGAAACATTAAAAAATTTAAGAATCTCAAGTAGAGGGGATTATCAAGGAGTGTATGTAATTTTTCTTGTTTTTGTAGTGGTTTTAGGTGGAGTTTTGTGGAAAAAAAGAAGGAGAGAAAAAAAAGATTTCGTACAATTAAAAAATAAAGAAGAGGATTATAATAAAATCAGACCTATAGAAT encodes:
- the mtaB gene encoding tRNA (N(6)-L-threonylcarbamoyladenosine(37)-C(2))-methylthiotransferase MtaB; amino-acid sequence: MKVYFKTFGCRTNLFDTQVMRENIKNFVVTENEDEADIVVVNSCTVTNGADAGVRSYVNKIYRSGKKIYFTGCGVKTQGKQLFDKNLIFGSFGHTYKENIDKFLQESQRFFYEESSNANHIDKTLVSEFVGKVRAFIKVQEGCDFACSYCIIPAVRGVARSYMQDKVLQQVEVLAQNGVSEIVLTGTNVGSYGKDLGSSIAKLIKEIAKINGIKRIRVGSLEPSQIDEEFLELLESEFLERHLHIALQHSSDQMLKIMNRHNRVKTDRELLEKIANKGFAIGTDFIVGHPGETDDVWNEAFLNLQALPLTHIHPFIYSVRDNTPSAKMKNTIHGDVAKARLHQINDLIMQKNLEFRKKMIGKELQVLVESGEGGIYNGLDQFFNRIKIKSQQYLKNNWINLTTYEIGIKGNSAEI